The following proteins are encoded in a genomic region of Anguilla anguilla isolate fAngAng1 chromosome 15, fAngAng1.pri, whole genome shotgun sequence:
- the LOC118214574 gene encoding uncharacterized protein LOC118214574, which translates to MDVRISLSVSLLRDQLGAVIEHAVTNAVETVLEEMFKVVGCKFEEFGKEMTAKERENESIRKMLEVSRCQMKTMRKYLSAVSAKDERQVPVNHKFGKQSEPNRTVCPHGGKKSIKEHLTHVKEEHRDPPEGSGGCHGREETCETEFSQGGSAGILDFDIPSLHELDGIAAATTGMFPQVKEEEPEMQLTCIKEEPLELEMHTLNPHTPDHLSDPSRERGSGWDRAGPVAGPAGAALTAMSSSTCWAGRQHRTGLHQQRAELHQQRAELHQQRAELQQQRAELKRRGQLMAALEQERRAKTRIRVARWRAKRKMQAAGLPAPQPGRQAEGGVPRRRQQYSSLLYGGPRRRSNRVLYPPLRVGQELADALAEPEVVAVQQGILGTDSELFL; encoded by the exons ATGGATGTTCGTATATCACTATCGGTCTCTTTGCTGAGAGACCAACTGGGAGCCGTAATCGAGCATGCGGTGACCAACGCGGTGGAAACGGTGCTGGAGGAGATGTTTAAAGTTGTGGGCTGTAAATTCGAGGAGTTCGGCAAAGAAATGACGGCGAAAGAAAGGGAGAATGAGAGCATCAGAAAAATGCTGGAAGTATCACGGTGCCAGATGAAAACCATGCGAAAATATCTGAGTGCCGTTAGCGCCAAGGACGAGCGACAAGTTCCAGTAAACCACAAGTTCGGCAAACAGAGCGAGCCGAACAGGACTGTGTGTCCacatggggggaaaaagagcATTAAAGAGCACTTAACTCACGTAAAAG aggAGCACAGGGACCCCCCGGAGGGGTCTGGCGGGTGCCACGGTAGAGAGGAAACCTGCGAGACTGAGTTTTCCCAGGGGGGGTCCGCAGGCATCCTCGATTTCGACATCCCCTCCCTTCACGAGCTAGACGGCATTGCCGCGGCAACCACCGGGATGTTCCCACAGGTGAAAGAGGAGGAGCCAGAGATGCAGCTGACCTGCATAAAGGAGGAGCCCCTGGAGCTGGAGATGCACACACTgaacccccacacccctgacCATCTCAGCGACCCATCCCGCGAGCGGGGGAGCGGTTGGGACAGGGCGGGGCCGGTGGCTGGTCCGGCGGGTGCGGCCCTTACCGCCATGAGCTCCTCCACAT GCTGGGCCGGCCGGCAGCACAGGACGGGGCTACATCAGCAGAGGGCGGAGCTACACCAGCAGAGGGCGGAGCTACACCAGCAGAGGGcggagctgcagcagcagagggcGGAGCTGAAGCGGCGTGGCCAGCTGATGGCGGCGCTGGAGCAGGAGCGCAGGGCGAAGACGCGCATCCGCGTAGCGCGCTGGCGCGCCAAGCGCAAAATGCAGGCGGCGGGCCTCCCGGCGCCGCAGCCTGGGCGGCAGGCCGAGGGTGGCGTGCCGCGGCGGCGCCAGCAGTACTCCAGCCTGCTGTACGGCGGCCCCCGCCGCCGCAGCAACCGCGTCCTCTACCCTCCGCTGCGTGTAGGACAGGAGCTGGCGGACGCGCTGGCAGAGCCCGAAGTGGTGGCGGTGCagcagggcattctgggaacagACTCGGAGCTCTTCCTGTAG
- the mdh1b gene encoding putative malate dehydrogenase 1B, protein MAKFVLAGKADCPYFAKAEILADFLQRNLPNFSVHKIRKHPKDWQCWLENTCEQNGWRHEASPVVWRELVDRGGRGLLLGGFSDFLEHVQGYYDITSDMSTALMLEIAAENQQAVEQCMREEEDRRSLVQPKHIWISSSLNLTSYHLIPLLCDPGVLGDSPVLWLHLLDVDGIAEALEGLVMEAEDLASPRIHRVSVHTRLDHAFLHAHVVILLDEPMPDQEEEDERALLRKTAERFQHYGQLLEAGASKDVRVIVAGNSFVNLKVSVLLENAPSLDSSRCVGIATQMENEARAQIARKLQVKSADVRDVIVWGNVSGSFHIDLQRSKVFRCESAIWGPPGFSLPVSEMIYDRKWLESDFLNFVGEQRTTVTGKTQRTAAMSAANGIVAVLKAWDSDSAPGEVHSLCVLSTGQFAIPAGLVFSMPVSFQRGSWAVLPDITISEELQSNLQAATNQLLAEKSMASELLSGQS, encoded by the exons TGCTGGCTGGAGAATACCTGTGAGCAGAACGGCTGGAGGCATGAGGCCTCCCCCGTCGTGTGGCGGGAGCTGGTCGACCGGGGGGGCAGGGGCCTGCTCCTGGGGGGCTTCAGCGATTTCTTGGAGCATGTGCAG GGCTACTATGACATCACCTCAGACATGAGCACAGCGCTGATGCTGGAGATTGCCGCAGAGAACCAGCAGGCAGTGGAGCAGTGCatgagggaagaggaggaccGGCGCAGCCTCGTCCAGCCAAAGCACATCTGGATCAGCAG TTCCTTGAACCTGACGAGCTACCACTTGATCCCTCTGCTGTGTGACCCGGGAGTTCTTGGCGACAGCCCTGTCCTCTGGCTCCACCTGCTGGACGTGGACGGGATCGCAGAGGCACTGGAAGGGCTTGTCATGGAGGCAGAGGACCTGGCCAGCCCGCGAATCCACCGGGTGAGCGTTCACACCCGCCTCGACCACGCCTTCCTCCACGCCCACGTTGTCATCCTCCTGGACGAGCCGATGCCCGatcaggaggaggaagacgaacGGGCTCTGCTGAGGAAGACCGCGGAGCGTTTTCAGCATTACGGGCAGCTCCTGGAGGCGGGAGCGAGCAAGGACGTGAGAGTCATCGTGGCGGGAAACTCCTTCGTCAACCTGAAGGTCTCCGTGCTGCTGGAGAACGCGCCCTCCCTCGACAGCAGCCGCTGCGTTGGCATAGCAACGCAGATGGAGAACGAGGCTCGGGCCCAGATTGCACGAAAGCTACAAGTGAAATCTGCAG ATGTGAGGGATGTGATTGTCTGGGGTAACGTCAGTGGAAGCTTCCATATTGACCTGCAGCGGTCGAAGGTGTTCAGATGTGAAAGTGCCATCTGGGGACCTCCCGGATTCTCCCTGCCCGTCTCAGAGATGATATATGACCG gaaatggctggAGTCTGACTTCCTGAACTTCGTTGGTGAGCAGCGAACAACTGTGACAGGCAAGACACAGAGGACTGCTGCAATGTCCGCAGCCAATGGAATCGTTGCTGTTCTGAAAGCATGGGactctgactccgcccctggGGAGGTGCACTCCCTGTGTGTGCTAAGTACAG GGCAGTTTGCCATCCCTGCAGGGCTGGTGTTCTCCATGCCTGTCAGCTTCCAGAGAGGGAGCTGGGCAGTACTGCCAGACATCACCATCAGTGAGGAATTGCAGAGCAACCTACAGGCTGCCACCAACCAGCTCTTAGCA GAAAAAAGCATGGCATCAGAACTTTTATCAGGACAGAGTTAG